ttcattatttttaatgattgaatatgatatagtaggtgggggtgggacacctttttgtttggtttactctttccatttggtagtaaacaaagaacattcaatgaactataaaaccatatcttcagaACTTCCAcagaatgttgttaattgtttaaaacacgatcaggatatttggatattatgtgttaaaggtgtcccatcttccccactctactatattaaaaaattgtggtTTTGGTatatgtaaaaactaaaatatattttattctttttttctggATTAAATACATTATTAAGAAGAGTCCATGGTTTTGGTAAATGAAATATGACAACACAGATTGTAGGAAACTTGTTCGTTCTTTGAGAggttttattataagtttCCACAATAATGTGACTttctataaatgttttatatttgcataatCTGGTATTACTACACCTGATCCTTTGTTAACTAATTGGGACGATAAAGTGGAAAcatgggccatcttaccctaacttAATACTTTCATAACCACCTTCATTTTAAccatttcatattttaatggCCGTCATTTTTCCGTTGAATTCCTTTTtctgtgttgttttaattaatctattCTTCCCCACCATAATTTAAGCTTAACTTAATGTGCCGCACTATATAACTGGTGTCGTGGCAAAGAgtttacaggttcaaggctcgtgtTTGGgtcataaattataaataggcacgaggtgtatgaaacagaacatccgtgttataacgactgtcattgccccgccatgcgaggataaataagttacatacgtggtaacttgtaagcgggcacgaggtgtataaaacagaacacccgtgttataacgactgtcgttgccccgtcatgcgaggataaataagttacatacgtggtaacttgtaagcgggcacgaagtgtatgaaacaaaacatccgtgttataacgactgtcattgccccgccatgcgaggataaataggttacatacgcggtaacttggaagcgggcacgaggtgtatgaaacagaacacccatgttataacgactgttgttgccccgccatgcaagaataagcaagttacatacgtggtaacttgtaagcgggcacgaggtgtataaaacagaacacccgtgttatgacgactgtcgttgccccgccatgatAAATACATAcgtttattcatatatatcGTTTATTTCTTCAGCGCAAATGGAGAGCAACAAAAGCATCTCGTATTGAACGTGATCGATATTTAAGACTGAAGTCGTCGGTTGTTGTCATTCAATATTGCTGGCGAGGCTATTTGTTGCATAAGAAGTTCAACTTGGTGGAGGTTGCTACAGTTTCCATTCAACGCTGGTGGCGTGCCTGTCTAGGTGTGCGTCGTCGAGCTGCTATGACAATTCAATCAGCATGGAGAtcatataaaacaatgaaaacgGAACGTGAACGATATTTGttgattaaaaaatcaacGTCAACAATTCAATCAACATGGAGAtcatataaaacaatgaaaatggAGCGTGAACAATATTTGttgattaaaaaatcaacGTCAACAATTCAATCAGCATGGAGAtcttataaaacaatgaaaacgGAACGTGAACGTTATTTGttgattaaaaaatcaacGTCAGCAATTCAATCAGCATGGAGAtcatataaaacaatgaaaacgGAAAGAGAACGATATTTGttgattaaaaaatcaacttcAACAATTCAATCAGCATGGAGAtcttataaaacaatgaaaatggAGCGTGAACGATATTTGttgattaaaaaatcaacGTCAACAATTCAATCAGCATGGAGAtcttataaaacaatgaaaatggAGCGTGAACGATATTTGttgattaaaaaatcaacGTCAACAATTCAATCAACATGGAGAtcttataaaacaatgaaaacgCAACGGGAACGTTATTTGTTGATTAAAAAATCNNNNNNNNNNNNNNNNNNNNNNNNNNNNNNNNNNNNNNNNNNNNNNNNNNNNNNNNNNNNNNNNNNNNNNNNNNNNNNNNNNNNNNNNNNNNNNNNNNNNNNNNNNNNNNNNNNNNNNNNNNNNNATTATTAGTCTTTTTAATGATGTTTACACACcaaaattattattagttttatttacatcTTTGTGTCTATGATACATTGGTTAGAGTTCTTGTGTCTAGACCAGAGgtaacgggttcaaggctcgatggtgctaccattgtggttgtaTGTGTTGTTGGAAAATATACTTGGAAAATATACTTAAttgcaattgcttcaacccagtggtcactaatgggttgtccaaattatcagccatatataaaaacaatcacccacaaagtatacttggtaacttgtaagtgggcacgaggtgtatgaaacagaacactcgtttccccaccatgcgaggataaataagttacatttattcattctctTATACATGTAAGTGGGCTAGATGTTGGGCTAAAGAATGTCCTCACCAATATATAATACGGGAcaataagcatgaggtgtataactatTATCCATCGCCCAGATTACTACGAAGAAAGATCGATTCAACGTTAACCATTCAACGTTACGCGCGTGGTTGGTTAGCTCGGAAGTTAGCCAAGCGTAAACTGTGGGCGATCATGCGGATACAAGCGTTTGCGAGGGGGTATGTCGTTTCTATGTTTGCGAGGGagtatgttgtttctatgttcgtGAGGGggtatgttgtttctatgtttgcaAGGGGGTatgttgtttctttgttttacttttaacaacaaataatGGAACTATATAAACTTTGTAAATGTTGTCGTATACGTTAGATATATGGTATacacttatagtagggtggggtaagttgggacacctattcattctattttcttatcccatttgatagtaaacaaagaacattcaaagaaatgtaaaaccgtatcctcacgactcccactgaccgttggtaattgtttaaaacacgatcagaatatttggatattatgtgctaaagttgtcccgttttaccccactctaccatcataaattaaatgataaaaataacaatttataaaaaacaaacaaaggaTTCACTCCCGACGACTCTCGATCGCAAAATACCCTGCTTATCGTCGCCACCTAGTGAAGGAAGCGAGCAAGAAAGCCGAGTCGAATCCGGAGTTAACGATCCACCACCAAACCACAGTGGCGCTAGAGATCTTGTTCAATTCAAACATTACGTTCGAACAATTGCTTAAAACGCTCGTGTCGCTCGGTGAGTCTGcttgtttaatttaagtttaaaattaattagttttgttttaattttttttttgtatatatttgtcatattttataaataacctTAAAATTACAACGGGGTGGTTTTGTATTCTTTAGGAGAGTTACAATGTGATCATGcaatttttatgtaattttattttctataatatttagaaatactgtataatatatgtttccgtttaactttaatttttttaaattaatttaaacaactattttaTTCTTACTGTGGAAGTTTCCCTacaaagttttcatttttttaaaaatttgttttaaatatttttttattttttattattattattttttattattaaacaatcacccattatgacatcataatgaaaCCATTGTCACCACAGAGCGATTGTCGTCATTGTTGGGCGTTTGTTGCGCAAGAATCGTCAACGCAGGCGGACATTTTGTATTGATTCGGATCATGACTTTATGCAGGCGAGACATACATAGTTACAACACCATCCaacaatgtattaaaatattcactAATCTTGCTAAGGTATGTACTTGTTGTTTCATTATGTCATTTGTGATTCagttgatttaattttattaggGTTATTTTAATGTAGAAATATGGTCATTTCTAATTtgtggtttatattttgtttaattgattttttgcTCCATGTggattaatttaaattaaaatttgttcttCATTTTATATTGTGATATTTTTGTGCTGGTATTATTCCGTCTTTTGTTTTAGCACCTACATTTGAatttactctgctgttaggtgtttataaataaccctgctctttttaaaacacttcaaaaatagtaattttaaaattttatttattattttctggccgcccatacattatatatatatatattattattatttatttgaaacCCCTTTTTTTTACTGGTTGCCCCACTTCCTACCCCCCTAGACTTCGTTAATCTTAACCCCCCCCCACAGTGCCCTGAAACATCAGACGAAACATTCTCGGCGATATCGTCACGCATCGATGACTTCATAGACATCTTATCAAAGTTCCAGGATCGAGGGGGACGAGATAAAGGACCGAGGGTGGTGTTCGTGGCGGCTTGCCAACTTTTGTTGCTGTTTGCTGCGAACACTGACAAAGCCAAGGTaaagtttgtataatataaaacatattaattatgaaaacgatacaaaaaaacagtttttaaaagttataaaaaagatacaaaattgtaaaaagaaTGGTAAAAAGCTGTGACA
This genomic window from Ciona intestinalis unplaced genomic scaffold, KH HT000132.1, whole genome shotgun sequence contains:
- the LOC113475167 gene encoding abnormal spindle-like microcephaly-associated protein homolog, producing MNQQKLKQNNDLRKNRAASIIQRKWRATKASRIERDRYLRLKSSVVVIQYCWRGYLLHKKFNLVEVATVSIQRWWRACLGVRRRAAMTIQSAWRSYKTMKTERERYLLIKKSTSTIQSTWRSYKTMKMEREQYLLIKKSTSTIQSAWRSYKTMKTERERYLLIKKSTSAIQSAWRSYKTMKTERERYLLIKKSTSTIQSAWRSYKTMKMERERYLLIKKSTSTIQSAWRSYKTMKMERERYLLIKKSTSTIQSTWRSYKTMKTQRERYLLIK